In a genomic window of Glycine max cultivar Williams 82 chromosome 13, Glycine_max_v4.0, whole genome shotgun sequence:
- the LOC100787960 gene encoding protein QUIRKY encodes MGSVRKLIVEVVDAHNLVPKDGHGTSSPYVVVDFHGQRRKTRTAVRDLNPVWKETLSFNVDNVNSQSSQIFGDTLELDVYHDKSYGSTRRHNSLGRIRLSSAQFVNKGEEALVYYVLEKKYLLSMIQGEIGLKIYYVDEEKVLKIEEAPPPPPPPQKEAEITEPEKVEETPPPQPPEGEKPKEEEMKEKEKENAEPPPPPAPAAATEKPPPEAEQDYQPLDPLLDVKAASVSRSNSEIRFNGTNNGPAPPQPMRRSASTASFAASEASSETSSMMTMMERSSFDLVEKMHYLFVHVVKARYLPTNGNPVVKIAVSGQHHVTSMPARKSTVLFEWNQTFAFARDAPDSSSVLEVSAWDPQASEALLGGVCFDVNEIPVRDPPDSPLAPQWYRLEGGGALHGDLMIATWMGTQADESFPDAWKSDTFAHVNSRAKVYQSPKLWYLRATLLEAQDVFLLPLTSSKESCFRVKAKLGFQVLKSKTVVTRNGTVSWNNEDFIFVVAEPVSDHLMFTLENRQPDAPVTIGVLRIPLLAIERRVDDRSVASRWFTFDNESDDKASSRPRVHLRLCFDGGYHVMDEAAHVCSDYRPTARQLWKPPVGTVELGIIGCKNLLPMKTVNGKSSMDAYCVAKYGSKWVRTRTVSDNMEPKWNEQYTWKVYDPSTVLTIGVFDSSLLDMDNDKNTLIGKVRVRISTLHTGRVYKNTYPLLVLSPVSGLKKMGEIEIAIRFVRTTQRLDFLHVYSQPMLPLMHHVKPLGVVQQEALRNTTVRMVAGHLSRAEPPLRKEVVFYMLDADSHNFSMRKVRANWYRIINVIAAVVDIVRWIEHTRGWRNPTATILVHALLVMLVWFPDLIIPTFCFYVFAVGAWNYRFRARDPLPHFDPKISLAEVVDREELDEEFDTVPSNKASEVVRVRYDRLRALGARVQTVLGDLATQGERVQALVTWRDPRATGIFVFLCLTVAFMLYLVPSKMVAMAFGFYYLRHPIFRDRLPSPALNFFRRLPSLSDRIM; translated from the coding sequence atgggcagTGTTCGAAAACTGATCGTGGAGGTAGTGGACGCTCACAACCTCGTCCCTAAGGACGGCCACGGAACCTCCAGCCCCTACGTGGTGGTCGACTTCCACGGCCAGCGGAGGAAGACGCGGACCGCGGTCCGTGACTTGAACCCGGTCTGGAAAGAAACGCTGTCGTTTAATGTAGACAATGTTAACTCCCAGTCGTCTCAAATCTTCGGCGACACGCTCGAGCTCGACGTTTACCACGACAAGTCCTACGGCTCCACCCGCAGACACAACTCCCTCGGCCGAATCCGCCTCAGCTCCGCCCAGTTCGTCAACAAAGGCGAGGAGGCTTTGGTGTACTACGTCCTGGAGAAGAAGTACCTTCTCAGCATGATCCAAGGTGAAATCGGTTTGAAAATCTACTACGTCGACGAGGAGAAGGTTCTTAAAATAGAGGAAGCACCGCCGCCCCCACCACCACCGCAGAAGGAAGCAGAGATTACTGAACCGGAGAAAGTGGAAGAAACACCTCCACCACAACCACCAGAAGGTGAGAAacctaaagaagaagaaatgaaggaaaaagagaaagaaaacgctgaacctcctcctcctccagcTCCAGCTGCTGCAACTGAAAAACCACCACCTGAAGCTGAACAGGATTATCAACCGTTGGATCCGTTGTTAGATGTGAAGGCAGCGTCTGTGTCGAGGTCGAATTCGGAAATAAGATTCAACGGAACCAATAACGGTCCTGCACCTCCTCAACCAATGAGAAGGTCTGCATCAACGGCGAGTTTTGCAGCATCAGAGGCGTCGAGTGAAACTAGCAGCATGATGACGATGATGGAACGGTCGTCGTTTGATCTTGTGGAGAAGATGCACTACCTCTTCGTCCACGTCGTCAAAGCCCGCTACTTACCCACCAACGGAAACCCCGTCGTCAAAATCGCCGTTTCGGGGCAGCACCACGTCACGTCCATGCCCGCGCGCAAGTCCACCGTGTTATTCGAATGGAATCAGACCTTCGCATTCGCACGCGACGCACCTGATTCCTCCTCCGTGCTGGAGGTCTCTGCGTGGGACCCCCAAGCTTCCGAGGCTCTGCTCGGTGGTGTGTGCTTTGACGTCAACGAGATTCCCGTGCGGGACCCACCGGACAGCCCTCTGGCCCCACAGTGGTACAGATTGGAAGGCGGAGGGGCCCTCCACGGCGACCTCATGATCGCCACGTGGATGGGAACGCAAGCCGACGAATCATTTCCCGACGCGTGGAAGAGTGACACGTTTGCTCATGTGAACTCCAGAGCCAAAGTTTACCAGTCACCGAAACTGTGGTACCTGAGAGCCACTCTTCTCGAAGCTCAAGACGTTTTTCTTCTGCCATTAACCTCATCCAAGGAATCGTGTTTTCGAGTAAAGGCCAAACTCGGATTCCAGGTGCTGAAATCCAAAACGGTGGTTACTCGTAACGGCACCGTTTCATGGAACAACGAAGACTTCATTTTTGTGGTGGCAGAGCCCGTGAGCGACCACCTCATGTTCACTTTAGAAAACCGACAACCTGACGCGCCGGTGACAATTGGAGTCCTCAGAATACCTTTACTCGCTATTGAGAGAAGGGTCGATGACCGGAGCGTGGCGTCGCGGTGGTTCACCTTCGATAACGAGAGCGACGACAAAGCAAGCAGCAGGCCCAGGGTGCACCTGCGGTTATGCTTCGACGGCGGGTATCACGTGATGGACGAGGCGGCTCACGTTTGCAGCGACTACCGCCCCACGGCAAGGCAGCTCTGGAAGCCACCGGTTGGCACGGTCGAGCTCGGCATCATTGGCTGCAAGAACCTGCTACCGATGAAGACGGTGAACGGTAAGAGCTCCATGGACGCGTACTGCGTGGCCAAGTACGGTAGCAAGTGGGTTCGCACGAGAACCGTTTCGGATAACATGGAACCCAAGTGGAATGAACAGTACACGTGGAAGGTTTACGATCCTTCCACCGTTCTCACCATCGGAGTATTCGACAGCTCCCTCCTCGACATGGATAATGACAAAAATACCCTCATAGGAAAAGTACGCGTGCGTATCTCCACGCTGCATACAGGGAGAGTGTATAAAAACACTTACCCGTTGTTGGTGCTGAGTCCGGTTTCGGGGCTGAAGAAAATGGGGGAGATTGAGATAGCGATAAGGTTCGTTCGGACGACTCAACGGCTAGATTTCCTCCACGTGTACTCGCAGCCGATGCTGCCGTTGATGCACCATGTCAAGCCGCTGGGGGTGGTGCAGCAGGAGGCGCTGCGGAACACCACGGTGAGGATGGTGGCGGGACACCTGTCCAGGGCAGAACCGCCGCTGAGGAAGGAGGTGGTGTTCTACATGCTGGACGCGGACTCACACAACTTCAGCATGAGGAAAGTGCGCGCCAACTGGTATAGGATCATAAACGTCATCGCGGCCGTGGTAGATATTGTACGGTGGATAGAGCACACGCGGGGATGGAGGAATCCAACCGCAACCATATTGGTGCACGCGCTGTTAGTGATGTTGGTGTGGTTCCCTGATTTAATCATTCCCACGTTCTGTTTCTACGTTTTTGCTGTAGGTGCGTGGAACTACAGGTTTAGGGCGCGTGACCCACTTCCGCATTTCGACCCCAAGATATCTTTGGCAGAGGTTGTGGATAGGGAGGAGCTTGATGAGGAGTTTGACACTGTGCCCAGTAACAAAGCGAGTGAGGTGGTGCGAGTGCGGTATGACAGGTTGAGGGCGCTGGGGGCGCGCGTGCAGACGGTGCTGGGGGATTTGGCGACGCAAGGGGAGCGCGTCCAGGCGCTGGTGACGTGGCGGGACCCACGCGCCACGGGAATATTTGTGTTCTTGTGCTTGACTGTGGCGTTCATGCTGTATCTTGTGCCTTCAAAGATGGTGGCGATGGCTTTCGGGTTTTACTATCTCAGGCACCCTATCTTCCGTGATCGCCTGCCCTCGCCGGCGCTGAACTTCTTCAGAAGGTTGCCTTCATTGTCTGATCGAatcatgtag